From one Lineus longissimus chromosome 3, tnLinLong1.2, whole genome shotgun sequence genomic stretch:
- the LOC135484028 gene encoding uncharacterized protein LOC135484028 isoform X2, with protein sequence MEKKTMERSCAAAAAVSNKKLTYANVVAGKKPLPILDGPDSEEEFTSKPHEWVKVERKRPKEAKKGHLKLYLKKRSFKTQLSTPRMTTKKTKVTKTPPEEPTPSPPSPSRTTTTPGNDEERKVGRISPPLPPPVTQSTTTTMGERTYSDFIDILNDWVLKRAGVGKMYLPKYYEGKERKEFLEVMMPYLNPTLFFLPSSSDAGCQENAVPETPPSPPHQSVIMVTDQPHTVRDSPHLRDLLQRSSNIDLDHEEEKIPPSQIYRPDGKDLNEVFFVPEFHQCVAGDQEALEQEHLTTEMPQPSDEDVVLVPDSPDLVKQMPVREDSKEKIPPLNRELEGVPCTPEDLALLDFSDLLYYEENRKCHSKRDKLPNGLPMTENSSDGDVLKYLSGSFPDNESNVTGNQSESPLCTPIVNVDSDSPLRGQIVHNLFDEITNGKVQLEGLQSSQLGQDVQLQQFLESNILTKAEERSSLTTNKLQEVNEPHTSQVASTSSAYIRSDPTKRKLDLDGGNSKKRQRRQDRDSVLRSLLKSPNERRPPHAIGVLPGGNVGNGVPQKDNPNIRAILSGTHSVVHPFHDTKMATSFLGLRQKTTKKT encoded by the exons ATGGAAAAGAAGACAATGGAACGGTCATGTGCAGCAGCAGCTGCTGTTAGTAataaaaaattgacatatgcCAATGTGGTTGCTGGAAAAAAGCCTCTTCCTATTCTTg acggACCTGATTCCGAGGAGGAGTTCACTTCTAAACCACATGAATGGGTAAAAGTGGAAAGGAAGAGGCCTAAAGAGGCAAAGAAAG gccATTTGAAGCTCTATCTAAAAAAGAGGTCATTTAAAACTCAACTGTCAACTCCAAGaatgacaacaaaaaaaacGA aagttACAAAAACGCCACCAGAAGAACCAACAccctcaccaccatcaccatcaagaacaacaacaacccctggaaatgatgaagaaagaaaagttgGAAGAATATCCCCGCCACTCCCACCACCTGTAAcgcagtcaacaacaacaacaatgggcGAAAGAACGTACAGTGATTTTATAGACATTTTAAACGATTGGGTTTTGAAGAGAGCAGGTGTTGGGAAGATGTACCtcccaaaatattatgaagGGAAGGAACGTAAGGAATTTCTTGAGGTAATGATGCCGTATTTAAATCCTACACTCTTTTTTTTACCATCGTCATCTGATGCTGGTTGTCAGGAAAATGCTGTGCCTGAAACGCCTCCTTCACCACCTCATCAATCTGTCATTATGGTGACTGATCAGCCGCATACGGTACGGGATAGTCCACATTTAAGGGATCTGCTGCAACGATCCAGCAATATTGATTTGGAtcatgaggaagaaaaaatacctcctTCGCAAATTTATCGTCCCGATGGTAAAGACCTGAATGAGGTGTTTTTTGTTCCTGAATTTCATCAGTGTGTTGCTGGAGATCAGGAGGCGTTGGAACAAGAACATCTGACAACTGAAATGCCTCAACCATCTGATGAGGATGTTGTTCTTGTTCCAGACTCTCCTGATCTAGTGAAACAGATGCCTGTCCGGGAagatagcaaagaaaaaatacctcccCTAAACAGAGAATTGGAGGGGGTGCCATGCACACCAGAGGATCTTGCTTTGCTAGACTTCTCGGACTTGCTatattatgaagaaaataggaagtgccattcaaaaagagacaaattacCAAACGGATTGCCTATGACAGAAAATTCGTCAGATGGGGACGtcctgaaatatctttcagGATCGTTTCCAGataatgaatcaaatgtaacaggcaaccaatcagaatcaccacTCTGTACACCAATTGTAAACGTGGATTCTGATTCTCCTCTTCGAGGTCAAATAGTTCATAATCTCTTTGATGAGATTACGAATGGGAAAGTGCAACTTGAGGGGTTGCAATCATCACAACTTGGGCAGGATGTCCAACTCCAGCAGTTTCTGGAGTCGAACATCCTCACCAAGGCTGAGGAGCGTTCATCACTTACAACTAACAAGTTGCAAGAGGTGAACGAACCTCATACCTCCCAAGTTGCATCGACATCCTCCGCTTATATCAGGTCTGATCCTACTAAGCGGAAGCTTGACCTCGATGGGGGGAATTCAAAGAAGCGACAGAGGAGGCAGGACAGGGACTCTGTCTTGAGATCACTTTTGAAAAGTCCCAATGAAAGGAGACCTCCTCATGCAATTGGTGTTCTACCGGGTGGTAATGTTGGAAATGGTGTACCCCAGAAAGACAATCCCAACATCCGGGCAATTTTAAGTGGCACACATTCTGTGGTACACCCTTTCCATGATACCAAGATGGCGACGTCTTTTTTAGGGCTTCGTCAAAAGACGACAAAAAAAACGTAG
- the LOC135484028 gene encoding uncharacterized protein LOC135484028 isoform X1: MESYFYLLYNESESLPVCSNDMHSFSNSFYDMNSSNTKLRNKHFSIPVYYLFSVIIMEKKTMERSCAAAAAVSNKKLTYANVVAGKKPLPILDGPDSEEEFTSKPHEWVKVERKRPKEAKKGHLKLYLKKRSFKTQLSTPRMTTKKTKVTKTPPEEPTPSPPSPSRTTTTPGNDEERKVGRISPPLPPPVTQSTTTTMGERTYSDFIDILNDWVLKRAGVGKMYLPKYYEGKERKEFLEVMMPYLNPTLFFLPSSSDAGCQENAVPETPPSPPHQSVIMVTDQPHTVRDSPHLRDLLQRSSNIDLDHEEEKIPPSQIYRPDGKDLNEVFFVPEFHQCVAGDQEALEQEHLTTEMPQPSDEDVVLVPDSPDLVKQMPVREDSKEKIPPLNRELEGVPCTPEDLALLDFSDLLYYEENRKCHSKRDKLPNGLPMTENSSDGDVLKYLSGSFPDNESNVTGNQSESPLCTPIVNVDSDSPLRGQIVHNLFDEITNGKVQLEGLQSSQLGQDVQLQQFLESNILTKAEERSSLTTNKLQEVNEPHTSQVASTSSAYIRSDPTKRKLDLDGGNSKKRQRRQDRDSVLRSLLKSPNERRPPHAIGVLPGGNVGNGVPQKDNPNIRAILSGTHSVVHPFHDTKMATSFLGLRQKTTKKT, from the exons ATGGAGTCATATTTCTATTTGCTATACAATGAGTCAGAATCATTACCTGTATGCAGCaatgacatgcattcatttaGCAACTCTTTCTATGACATGAACTCGTCAAACACAAAACTTCGCAACAAACACTTCTCTATTCCTGTATATTACTTATTTTCAGTTATAATAATGGAAAAGAAGACAATGGAACGGTCATGTGCAGCAGCAGCTGCTGTTAGTAataaaaaattgacatatgcCAATGTGGTTGCTGGAAAAAAGCCTCTTCCTATTCTTg acggACCTGATTCCGAGGAGGAGTTCACTTCTAAACCACATGAATGGGTAAAAGTGGAAAGGAAGAGGCCTAAAGAGGCAAAGAAAG gccATTTGAAGCTCTATCTAAAAAAGAGGTCATTTAAAACTCAACTGTCAACTCCAAGaatgacaacaaaaaaaacGA aagttACAAAAACGCCACCAGAAGAACCAACAccctcaccaccatcaccatcaagaacaacaacaacccctggaaatgatgaagaaagaaaagttgGAAGAATATCCCCGCCACTCCCACCACCTGTAAcgcagtcaacaacaacaacaatgggcGAAAGAACGTACAGTGATTTTATAGACATTTTAAACGATTGGGTTTTGAAGAGAGCAGGTGTTGGGAAGATGTACCtcccaaaatattatgaagGGAAGGAACGTAAGGAATTTCTTGAGGTAATGATGCCGTATTTAAATCCTACACTCTTTTTTTTACCATCGTCATCTGATGCTGGTTGTCAGGAAAATGCTGTGCCTGAAACGCCTCCTTCACCACCTCATCAATCTGTCATTATGGTGACTGATCAGCCGCATACGGTACGGGATAGTCCACATTTAAGGGATCTGCTGCAACGATCCAGCAATATTGATTTGGAtcatgaggaagaaaaaatacctcctTCGCAAATTTATCGTCCCGATGGTAAAGACCTGAATGAGGTGTTTTTTGTTCCTGAATTTCATCAGTGTGTTGCTGGAGATCAGGAGGCGTTGGAACAAGAACATCTGACAACTGAAATGCCTCAACCATCTGATGAGGATGTTGTTCTTGTTCCAGACTCTCCTGATCTAGTGAAACAGATGCCTGTCCGGGAagatagcaaagaaaaaatacctcccCTAAACAGAGAATTGGAGGGGGTGCCATGCACACCAGAGGATCTTGCTTTGCTAGACTTCTCGGACTTGCTatattatgaagaaaataggaagtgccattcaaaaagagacaaattacCAAACGGATTGCCTATGACAGAAAATTCGTCAGATGGGGACGtcctgaaatatctttcagGATCGTTTCCAGataatgaatcaaatgtaacaggcaaccaatcagaatcaccacTCTGTACACCAATTGTAAACGTGGATTCTGATTCTCCTCTTCGAGGTCAAATAGTTCATAATCTCTTTGATGAGATTACGAATGGGAAAGTGCAACTTGAGGGGTTGCAATCATCACAACTTGGGCAGGATGTCCAACTCCAGCAGTTTCTGGAGTCGAACATCCTCACCAAGGCTGAGGAGCGTTCATCACTTACAACTAACAAGTTGCAAGAGGTGAACGAACCTCATACCTCCCAAGTTGCATCGACATCCTCCGCTTATATCAGGTCTGATCCTACTAAGCGGAAGCTTGACCTCGATGGGGGGAATTCAAAGAAGCGACAGAGGAGGCAGGACAGGGACTCTGTCTTGAGATCACTTTTGAAAAGTCCCAATGAAAGGAGACCTCCTCATGCAATTGGTGTTCTACCGGGTGGTAATGTTGGAAATGGTGTACCCCAGAAAGACAATCCCAACATCCGGGCAATTTTAAGTGGCACACATTCTGTGGTACACCCTTTCCATGATACCAAGATGGCGACGTCTTTTTTAGGGCTTCGTCAAAAGACGACAAAAAAAACGTAG